GGTATCGAATCCACGATAGGCTGCCAACACGGCTGTGACGACGTTCTCGACGCCGGTCGCACTGTATGCGTCCGCGAGATAGGTCGTCGTGACGGCATCGGCCGGTACTGCAGCGTTCGGGTCGCCGATCCGGGGCAGTGCCGGGACAGTCGCGCCGATCGCCAGCGCGAACGCACCGGCGACCGTCAGTGGACCGAGTTTGACGCGCTCGACCAATCGGTCCCCGGGCGCACGGACCGTCTTCGCGATCGTTACCAACAGGAGGATCGTCATCGCGCCGGCGCCGACCGCCGCCTCGGTGAGGGCCACGTCGGGTGCCTGCAGGAGTACCCAGATGACCGACACGCCGAGGCTGTAGGCCGCAAAGGCGATGATCGCGGCAAGGACGTCACGCAGCAGCGCAGTGACCAGTGCCGTCAGGATCACGAAGACGAGCACTGTCGCCATCAGCGGCGACAGCATCAGGATTCACCCCCTTCGTCGTCGGTCGTCCACGGTTCGATCCCTTGGTCGTCGGCCGCCCGGACGATGGCGTGGGCAGCCGTCGGGTTCGTGATGAACATGAACACGAGCAACAACAGCGTCTTGACGGTCGGTGTGTGTGGCCCGAAGGCGAGAGCCACGGCAGCGAGTGTCAGCACGGCTCCGAGCGTGTCGCTCTTGGAGGTAGCGTGGGCTCGCGTGTAGAGATCCGGCAGACGCAACACGCCGACCACTGCGACGAACCCGAAGAACGCCCCGCCCGCGACAAGCGCGACGATGAGGTATTCGACGGGCGTCATATGACCCCTCCGCGTTCGACGGTGAACTTCGAGATGGCAATACTCATAAGGAAGTTCAGCAGGGCGTAGACGAGGGCGATATCGAGGAAGCCGGGTTCACCAAG
The sequence above is drawn from the Halorhabdus sp. CBA1104 genome and encodes:
- the mnhG gene encoding monovalent cation/H(+) antiporter subunit G, with translation MTPVEYLIVALVAGGAFFGFVAVVGVLRLPDLYTRAHATSKSDTLGAVLTLAAVALAFGPHTPTVKTLLLLVFMFITNPTAAHAIVRAADDQGIEPWTTDDEGGES
- a CDS encoding DUF4040 domain-containing protein, producing the protein MLSPLMATVLVFVILTALVTALLRDVLAAIIAFAAYSLGVSVIWVLLQAPDVALTEAAVGAGAMTILLLVTIAKTVRAPGDRLVERVKLGPLTVAGAFALAIGATVPALPRIGDPNAAVPADAVTTTYLADAYSATGVENVVTAVLAAYRGFDTFGEVVVVFAAGTALLVVLKREVFA